The following proteins come from a genomic window of Deinococcus sp. KSM4-11:
- a CDS encoding 1-phosphofructokinase family hexose kinase, with protein sequence MALTPNLSLDRTLWLDRPLVPGRLHRVPEVHVAAGGKGPNLARIVRAFGGETCVAGVVGGFGGARFRALLADEGLDGVLEDVVGETRECHILLEAGGTHPTEINEMGPAYQPDAVARLLARLPDGQVAVCGSLAPGTPPDAFRDMLRALPGAVVDSSGPGLHAALEAGAHLIKPNEHELEALTGQGTLASARDLYARRGVPVLLTRGAEGAAYIGEEVCEVKAPQVEVRNPVGSGDALLGAFLYARQAGQSIPDSLRLAVAAGSANAHLGGPLRFDAAVARSLLPSTHVTLLA encoded by the coding sequence GTGGCCCTGACCCCGAACCTCAGCCTCGACCGGACGCTGTGGCTCGACCGGCCACTCGTTCCTGGCCGGTTGCACCGCGTGCCAGAGGTTCACGTGGCAGCAGGTGGCAAGGGCCCCAACCTCGCGCGGATCGTGCGGGCCTTCGGGGGCGAAACCTGCGTGGCCGGGGTGGTGGGCGGCTTCGGCGGCGCACGCTTCCGCGCGCTGCTGGCTGACGAGGGCCTGGATGGTGTGCTGGAGGACGTCGTGGGCGAAACCCGCGAGTGCCACATCCTGCTGGAGGCGGGCGGCACGCATCCCACCGAGATCAACGAGATGGGCCCGGCCTATCAGCCGGACGCCGTCGCCCGCCTGCTGGCCCGGCTGCCGGACGGTCAGGTGGCCGTGTGCGGCAGCCTCGCGCCCGGCACGCCCCCGGACGCCTTCCGGGACATGCTGCGCGCGCTGCCCGGCGCCGTGGTGGATTCCAGCGGCCCCGGCCTGCACGCCGCGCTGGAGGCGGGCGCGCACCTGATCAAGCCGAACGAGCACGAGCTGGAGGCGCTCACCGGGCAGGGCACGCTCGCGTCGGCCCGCGACCTGTACGCCCGCCGCGGCGTGCCCGTGCTCCTCACGCGCGGGGCCGAGGGGGCCGCGTACATCGGTGAGGAGGTCTGCGAAGTCAAGGCCCCGCAGGTCGAGGTGCGCAACCCGGTGGGGAGCGGCGACGCGCTGCTCGGTGCTTTTCTGTACGCCCGGCAGGCGGGCCAGTCCATCCCCGACTCCCTGCGGCTGGCCGTGGCAGCGGGCAGCGCGAACGCCCACCTGGGAGGCCCGCTGCGCTTCGACGCGGCCGTGGCCCGCTCGCTGCTGCCCAGCACCCACGTGACCCTCCTGGCCTGA
- a CDS encoding class II fructose-bisphosphate aldolase, translated as MSVALRQARRSGLEVLRAARADGYAIAAFNAVNLDTAQAVVQAAEAQRAPVILQFSQNAARHGGLAPLAALGLSLKADAGVPVILHFDHAETPEIAVQALRSGFEGVMLEGDDPALLRPLAALAHAGGGYLEAEYEVVEKGERRGERHCPARLGHFAQESHCDLLAVDLGSAHKHEQKDAQLDFARLDALAQATPLPLVLHGASSVPEAQLAQAARQGIAKVNLATDLTLAFTGAVRTALGGGDTDPRAYLGAGRRAMQARAEAYIALLGGAGRA; from the coding sequence GTGAGCGTGGCCTTGCGGCAGGCCCGCCGCAGCGGTCTGGAGGTGCTGCGCGCCGCGCGGGCCGACGGGTACGCCATCGCGGCCTTCAACGCCGTGAACCTGGATACGGCCCAGGCCGTCGTGCAGGCCGCCGAGGCGCAGCGGGCGCCGGTCATCCTGCAGTTCTCGCAGAACGCGGCGCGGCACGGGGGCCTGGCACCTCTGGCCGCGCTGGGCCTGAGCCTGAAGGCCGACGCGGGCGTGCCAGTGATCCTGCATTTCGACCATGCCGAGACGCCCGAGATCGCCGTGCAGGCCCTGCGCTCGGGCTTCGAGGGCGTGATGCTGGAGGGCGACGACCCGGCGCTGCTGCGCCCACTGGCCGCCCTGGCCCACGCCGGCGGCGGGTACCTGGAGGCCGAGTACGAGGTGGTCGAGAAAGGCGAGCGGCGTGGGGAGCGGCACTGTCCGGCGCGGCTGGGGCACTTCGCGCAGGAGTCGCACTGCGACCTGCTGGCCGTGGATCTCGGCAGCGCCCACAAGCACGAGCAGAAAGACGCCCAGCTGGACTTCGCCCGGCTGGACGCCCTCGCGCAGGCCACGCCCCTGCCGCTGGTGCTCCACGGCGCGAGTTCGGTGCCCGAGGCGCAGCTGGCGCAGGCGGCCCGGCAGGGGATTGCCAAGGTGAACCTCGCCACGGACCTCACGCTGGCCTTCACGGGGGCCGTGCGGACGGCCCTGGGGGGGGGCGACACCGACCCCCGAGCGTACCTGGGGGCCGGGCGCCGGGCCATGCAGGCCCGCGCGGAGGCATACATCGCCCTGCTGGGCGGAGCGGGGCGCGCTTGA